The genomic DNA AGCATCAGCTCGCCTTTGTTGTTTTATGCTTGACGTTGGTGCAAGCGAACATTAAGCATTCTGAGTACTGCTTGAATACCGGCAAATACTTGGTTCGAGTTAATCCCACGGGTGTGGAATTGCTTCTTGTCATCGGCCCATTGAATAATACATTCGGTTAGGGCGTTTGCTTTACCACCGGGCGGGATCCGCACTTCGTAGTCAAGTAACTCTGGCATGCTCAGCTTAGCTTTACGCAGTGGCATTTCTAGCGCCTTCATGAAGGCATCAAAACCGCCGTTTCCGTGCCCCGAGCTCTTATACACTTCATCACCAATGCGTAGGCGGATGTTGGCCGAAGATTCTAAATCCAAGCCACTGGTAATGGAGCAATTAAGCAGCTCAATATGCGCAAAGTCGTTGCTTTCCATGATGTCGGCAATGATGAAGGGCAAGTCTGCTGGCGTAATCGTGGCCTTTTGGTCACCTAGCTGGACAATTTTATTCAACAGTTTTTGCTGATTCTCGGGCGATAGCTCGATTTCCATAGCTTCAAGGTTTTTATTAATTGAAGCCTTGCCCGCCATTTTTCCTAAGGCGTAGCTACGTTCACGACCAAAGCGCTCAGGGCTGAGCTCGGTCATGTATAAGTCACCCTTTTGGTCTCCGTCGGCATGAATGCCGGCAGTTTGGGTGAATACATCGGCGCCTACAATCGGGGTATTGGCGGCTAAACGTTTTCCAGAAAAGCTTTCAACCAACTTGGCAATATTGTGAATTTCAGTCTCATCAATATTGAGTTTAAAGCCGAGTTTGTCTTTCAGTACTACCGATACCTCGGCTAATGAGGCATTACCGGCGCGCTCGCCTAAGCAGTTCATGGTGCAATGAATCGAATCAACGCCGGCTTCGGCTGCCGCCATGGCATTGGCCGTGGCTAAACCGTAATCGTTGTGCGGGTGAAAGTTAAATTTCACTCCAGGAAAGCGCTCAATCATGTCGCTTAGGCTAGCATGTACTTCTTTGGGAGCCATAACGCCTAGAGTATCGGGCAACATGAAATGGTTAATACCTTGGTTTTGCAAAGCATCAACCAATTGGTAAACATAATCTGGGCTATTGGCATAGCCATTTGACCAGTCTTCTAGGTAGACATTTACGCTTAAACCTTGGCTATGGGCATAGCTGATGGTTTGGCGAATGTCTTCGATATGCTGTTCTAGAGTTTTGCCTAGTTGGTTGGTGCAATGGTTAAGGCTGCCTTTGGTGAGTAGGTTAATCACCTTAGCGCCGGATTCTACTATCCAATCGACGCTTTTGTTTTTGTCGACAAAGCCTAAAATTTCAATTTTTTCTAAGTATCCAGCGCCTTTGGCCCACTCAGTGAGTTGCTGGACTGCGGCTTTTTCGCCATCGGATACCCGCGCAGAAGCGACTTCAATTCGGTCAACTTTGAGCGATTGAAGTAGGGCTTTACCTATGCTGACTTTTTCTTGGGGGAAGTAGGACACACCTTGAGTTTGCTCGCCGTCACGAAGGGTTGTGTCCATGAGCTGTATTGAGCGTTGTTGCTCCATAAACTACGTCTCGCAGTGAAGAGATTGGCTTGAAAGGCGCAGCAGGCGCTGCGCCAGACGTACAACTACGCGCTTGGCCAAAGCCAAGGTAGCTGTTGTTTGTGTTTTTCTTCAAATTCGGCAATTTTATCTTCGAATTTCAAAGTCCAACCGATGTCATCAAGGCCTTTCAACAAAGTCTCTTTACGGAAGGGGTCAACATCAAACGCAATTTCTTTACCTGCAGGAGTTTGAATCAGCTGGTTTTCTAAATCGATAGTGATTTCAATACCCGGTGCTGCTTCTACTTCATCCATTAATGCTTTTAAGGTAGCGGCATCAACAACGATCGGTAAAATGCCGTTCTTAAAGCAGTTGCTAAAGAAAATATCGGCGTAGCTGGTTGAGATGATGGTATTGAAACCGTAATCGGCGATCGACCAAGGGGCGTGCTCACGTGAGCTACCACAACCAAAGTTATCACCGGCAATCAGAATTTTTGCGCCTTTAAACTCGGGGCGATTTAATTCAAATTCTGGGTTTTCAGTACCATCTTCTAGGTAGCGCCAATCGTGGAAAAGGTGAACACCAAAGCCAGTACGTTCCACTTTTTTTAGAAACTGTTTAGCAATGATTTGGTCGGTATCAACGTTGCTGCGATTCATTACTGCGGCAACAGAGCTGTGTTTTTCATAAGGTTGCATATTTAACTCCAAAAATTTCACTCACATCGATAACTCAATGTGTTTACATTATTTCCAATTACGTAAATCGACGAACTTACCTTCTACGGCTGCTGCTGCGGCCATGGCTGGTGATACAAGGTGGGTACGACCCCCTTTACCTTGTCGTCCTTCGAAGTTTCGGTTTGAAGTTGATGCACAACGTTGTTCAGGTTGAAGGTAGTCACCATTCATCGCCAAACACATTGAACAACCTGGTTCACGCCATTCCCAGCCCGCTTCAATCAGCACTTTGTCAATGCCTTCTTTTTCAGCTTGCTCTTTTACTGGGTAAGAGCCCGGTACGGCAATGGCTTGAACACCCGGTGCCACTTTTTTGCCTTTAGATACTGCGGCAATGGCGCGGAAATCTTCAATGCGGCCATTGGTACATGAACCCACAAATACCACATCAACAGCGACGTCGGTCATCTTCTTACCCGCTTCTAGGCCCATGTAGTTTAGAGCGCTTTTAGCGGCTAAAGATTTAATAGAGTCTTCGATTTGGGCAGGATCTGGAATAGGCTGATCCACCGCTAGAACTTGTTCAGGAGAGGTTCCCCAAGTGACTTGCGGGGCAATGTCTGCGGCGTCGAGTTCTACTACTGCGTCGTACTGGGCACCTTCGTCAGTGGTCAGAGACTTCCAGTATTCTACTGCTTGATCCCAGTACTCACCTTTAGGTGCAAATTCTTTGTCTTTTAAGAAATCAAAGGTTTTTTGGTCAGGCGCGATAAGGCCAGCACGAGCACCACCTTCAATGGCCATGTTACATACGGTCATACGGCCTTCCATGCTTAGTGCTTCGATAGCACTACCAGCAAACTCAATAACATAACCAGTACCGCCTGCGGTACCAATTTTACCAATAATGGCCAGTACAATGTCTTTTGCGGTGGCGTATTCAGATAGCTCGCCATCGACTTTAACCAGCATGGTTTTTGATTTTTTCTGTTGGATGGTCTGAGTGGCCATAATGTGCTCAACCTCAGAAGTACCAATACCAAAGGCCAATGCACCAAATGCGCCGTGGGTTGCAGTGTGGCTGTCACCACAACATACCACCATACCGGGGTGAACAAAGCCGTGCTCAGGAACAACAATATGGATAACACCATTGTTGGCGTTGTTCATGTCATAAAGATTAATGCCGTTGTCAGCACAGTTTCGCGCCATGACTTCAATCTGTTTTTTACCAATTGGGTCGGGGAGAGTCGCACGGTCGCTGACTTTGGTTGGAACACAGTGGTCCATTGTGGCCAGAATGCTGTGTGGGTTACGAACTGAACGTTTAGCCATGCGTAAACCTTCAAAGGCTTGCGGGCTAGTTACTTCGTGCATGAGGTGACGGTCAACAAAAAGGATAGATGCGCTACCTTTTGGTTCGTGGACAACATGCGCGTCCCAGATCTTTTCGTACATTGTTTTTTTCATGGCTTCCTTTACACCCTGTCTGTTGCTCTCACTCGCGCTTTTTTAGTTTATTTGTCAAGCTTAAAGCGGCTGTTTTTAACGTAAAAACTGTTTCTTTTATCGGTTTGCAGATTATGTTTATTGCAGCCCGAAATAGGCTCAAATAAGCATAATTAAGACCCGACATCATAAAACAACATCTTAGGTGCAGCAAGGGGCACGCGCTAATCAGTGGCGATCTTGCGGTGAAGCGAGGCTTTTACCAAATGAAAGCGCTGTCAGTCATAAAATTCATAAATAATCATGCTTTGTTAGTGAAAACTTAACTAGCTTTTGTTTTCATCACTCCAAATAGTTGAACAAGGTGTTTACTCGAAGCCTGCGAGTGAAATGCCATGGAGGTTGAATGAAAGCTTTTAAACTGGGTTTGCTGAGCGCGGCATTGGTAATGGCGGGCGGCTCGGCTAATTTGTCAGCGGCAATGATCAAAACACCCTTGTACATGAACTACGCCGACAGCGGCGTGAATGTGGACCAGCGTTTAAAATTTGCCGGAAAGAGTCGTTATAAAGTGACTCTACCGCTGGAAAAGAAAATCTACCAAGTGCAAATCTCTGACGAAGGTCAGCAGTGTGGCTTGCGCTTTGGCCCAGCCGATAACAGCAAGCTGCGTTTCTCTAAGCCTCAAGCATTAGACAAGTGTGCAAATGATAAGTTTTTTGAGTTAAACATTCGTTTCGCGGGTAACTATGAACTGATCCTCGATAACAGCGATGCCGATAAGCCAACTCTTCAAGTGTCTCGTAAAGCCGAGGCTTCCACCTTTAAACGTAAGCCTCCAGCGGTAGATTGTATTGCCTGGGACGGCAAGCCGGTGACCGTGGATGTCAGTTCTAGCTTCAGTGATGGCCAAGTGGTAAAAGACTTCTACTCTGGGCAAACCCAAAAAGTTAGCAACGGTAAAGTCACCATGCAGCCTGATCCGGCCAGCGGTGGGGTGTTACTGCTTGAGGCCGCAGACGCTAAAGACAGCGCATTTTCTTGGGATAATGCCAGTGTTTATTTCATCATGACCGATCGCTTTAATAACGGCGATACCAGCAACGACTTTCCCTTTAATCGTAAGGCCGATGGCAAACAAGAAACCGGCACCTTCCAGGGTGGTGACTTCAGCGGGATTACTGCCAAGCTAGACTACATTAAAGATCTTGGCATGAATGCCATTTGGGTAACCCCGATTGTTGAGCAGATTCATGGCTTTATTGGTGGCGGTGAAAAAGGTAGCTTCCCCTTCTACGGCTACCATGGTTACTGGGCTTTAGACTTTACCAAGATTGATCCTAACTTAGGTTCTGAAGAAGACTTCGGCCGTTTTGTCGACGAAGCACACAAACGCGGTATTCGGGTACTGGTTGACGTAGTAATGAACCATGTGGGTTACCCCACTATGGACGATATGCAAACCTTTGGCATTAATGCGATGGCGCCGGGCGCTCCTGTTCCAGAAAAATGGACTGACTGGCAGCCGGATATGGCCAAAGGACAAAACTGGCACCGCTACAACAATTTTATTCGCTGGAGCTCAAGTGAGTGGGCAGAGAAGTGGTGGGGACCCGATTGGGTTCGTAGCGGCATGGCCGGCTTTACCGCACCGGGTGGCGATGACATCACCATGAACTTAGCGGGCTTGCCAGACTTGCTTACCGAGAGCACTAAACACGTGGGTTTACCGCCTATTCTTAAAAACAAGAAAGACACCAAAGCGGTAGAGCGCGAGGGTTATACCGTGCTGGATTATTTGGTGGAGTGGCATACCAATTGGGTGCGTGACTACGGCGTAGACGGCTTCCGCGCCGATACCGTAAAACACGTTGAGCCTAAGGTATGGGCAAAACTAAAAGACGCGGCCACCGAGGCCTTGGCCGAGTGGAAGAGCAACAACCCCGACAAAGCACTTGATGACAAACCGTTTTGGATGGTGGGTGAAGTGTGGCATCACGGTGCTTACCGCGACTTCTACTACGATAACGGCATGGACAGCTTAATTAATTTTGAATATGCCGGCGATAGTGCAGCGCTGCGTGGGTCTCAGTGTTTGGCGCAAAACGAAAAAATGTATGCGACCTACGCCAAAGACATCAATAGTGACCCAAGCTTTAACTTGCTTACCTATATTAGTTCGCATGATACCAAGCTATTCTACTCAAATTATGAGGATATTCCGTTACAAGCCGGCGCGGGTACTGCCTTGTTGATGATGCCAGGTGGCGTGCAATTGTATTACGGTGATGAAAGTGCCAGACCGCGTGGTCCGCAAACTGATGCCTTTGACTCGCCTACGCGTTCATTCATGAACTGGCAGCAAATTGAAAAAGATGCCGAGCGTCAAGCGCTGCTACAGCATTGGCAAAAAGTGGGACAGTTCCGCGATCGTCACGTAGCGATTGGTGCGGGTGAACACCATAAGATTAGCGACCAACCTTATGCCTTTAGCCGAACTAAGGGTGATGACAAAGTGGTGGTGGTATTTGCCGGTGTGGCACAATAAGCCTTAAGGCGAAACAACAAGCGACTCGTTGGAGTCGCTTTTTTTTGCTTAAAATCGGTGTTTAGTTGGAGCTTATTGGTCGCTGTTTACCGCGACCCAATCAACGCTAACCCCAGCCTGATTAAACATCTCTTCACTGACTTTAATTTTATCCTGCCAGCGTGAAAGAAAGTCTGCCGATTGCTCGGGGCAATGCACGGTGGTGATGCCAGTTTGAATAATCTTGGCCGCACAGTTAGGGCAGGGAAAGTGGGTCACCCAAATCTCACAAGCCGATAAGTCGCGCTTTGCAAAAAGGATGGCATTTTCTTCAGCGTGCAGGGTTTTCAACAATTTCATTTCTCGATTGTCGGTTTCGGCGCTGTCTGAGATGCCATGTGGATAACCATTAAAACCTAGCGAAACAATGCGGTTGCTTTCGGTGATAACTGCGCCCACTTGAGTTGAGGGATCTTTACTCCACGAGGCGACTAGTTCAGCCATTTGTACGAAGCGTTTCGCCCATTTAGATGCCATGTTTACTCTCTCCTTTTTATGCGCGCTTATTGTGCGGAAGATCAATCAGGCTTGCAAGATGCAATGTGCTGAGAACGCTACAAATGGTGATGCTAGCCACCAGACTTAGGCTAGCTGATTGCAAGACTAAGTTATGTTAGCTTGTGAGAGATTAATTAAGGAGTGCCAATAGCTATGAATATGCAACGCTTCTCTGAACTCAGCGGATTATCCCCACATACGCTTCGTTACTATGAAAAAATCGGTTTATTAAAACACATTCAGCGAAATTGTAGTGGCCATCGAGTATATAGCAGCAAAGATTTAACTTGGGTTGAGTTTATTGTGCGTTTGAAAGAGACCGCCATGCCGCTAGCCGATATTTTGCAATATGCCCGTTTGCGTGAACAGGGCAGTACTAGTTTAGCTGCCCGTCAAGCCTTGTTAGAAGCGCACCAGCAACAGCTTAAGCAACACATCGAGCAACAACGTACCCATCTACAGGCGCTGCAGCACAAGATTAGCTTATATCAGCAGCAAAAAGTGACTTGACTTAGAGTAAACTCGAAGTTGTAGCCTAAGCATGTGACTTAACTCAAGGAGCAAGCAGTAATGGCACAATCACGTTTTGAACTAGGCTTACAACAACTCAATAAAATAGATGGACAGGCGGGTCAGCAGGTTATCGACAGCTTACAAGATATCTCGCCGGATTTAGCGCGTATGGTGATTGAGTTCCCCTTTGCCGATGTCTATCCCCGACCCGGTTTAGACTTAAAGGTGAGAGAATTAATTACTGTAGCCGCACTCACTGCAATGGCTAATTGTCAGCCGCAACTAAAGGTTCACCTACATGCGGCTTTAAATGTGGGGTGTTCGGAACAAGAAATAAAAGAAGTGATTATACAGATGGCGGTTTACGCGGGTTTTCCTGCAGCACTTAACGCCATGTTTGCGTTTAAGGAAGTGTTACAAACGCAAGATTAATCAAAGATTGGCCGCTTCAGTGTGATGGAAGCGGCCAAGCTACTAATTCATGCTGGCGATAAACTTATCAGACTCGGCAATGGCGCGGCTCATTTGTTTGATCAGTTCGGCTACGTCTTGTTCTAAGCTGGAAAACTCTTTACCCACAGCACCAATAGCTCGAGCATTGAGGTTGTGTTTTAGATAAAGTTGATTATCGTTGAGTCGGCTTAATACAGGCTGCATTTGTGACTCGGCTTGGCGCATGGCGGCTAGCATTTTGGCATAACGCTGACGAGTCGTATCGAGCTGCCGTCTACTTTCAGCTTTTAAACTGGCCGATTGGTATTGGTCTAACTCTTCCCGCCATTCGGCAAACAGAGCCTGGGCAACGCTATCGACTTCTTCAATGCGCTCAGTCACTTCTTCTGAGGCAGCTTTGGCATCAAGGTATTGCTCGTTGGTTTCGTCATAAACGGCTTCTAAGTCGCCTCCATCAAATTTGGTGAGGCTTTTGAGTTGCTCTAGAGCAGAGCTAAATTGTTGCTGCGCTTCTTGTTGGCTTTGCTGAGTATCTTCGATACGGTCGACTAAAATTTCTCGCTTGTGATAGCCGACTTTTTCCATCGCTGAGTAATAGGTTGATTCACAGCCCACTAGGCTAAAAATCACTAATAAAGCACCAATTAATCTCATCGTATTCCTCCTGGAGTATAACGCGCCGCGTCTACAATAGACCAAATATGAACGATCACCGCAATCACCGGTGGAATAATTAACCACCAAAGCGCATAACCTGCCGCCGTGATAAGAAAAAACAGCGCAGCAGATAAGATCCGCCCTTGTACTAATTGGCCTAGCCCTGGAATGAAAAAACTACAAATTGCCGCCAGTACGTTACCTGTAGAGCCTTGCTCAGACATCTGTTTAGCCTCGTTGTTGAACATTATTTTTGCCTTATGTTGCCAGACTCCGACGCGCTAAGCGAGCACAATACATGGCTTTTTGTGGCTTGAACTTAAAGCATCTGTATGTTGTTTAATCTGCTCTTATGTTTAATTGCTATCGCTGGCTGGCTTGGTGATAATAGGCTGTTTCGAATAAAAATCGCTTCTATTCTCGGTGCTTACTTACGGATATTGAATGAAATTTCTCCATACTTCAGATTGGCACATTGGCCGCCAACTGCATAATCACTCTTTGCTTGAAGATCAGCGCGTGGTGCTGGGCCAAATTGTCGATTTAGCAGAGCGACATCAGGTGGATGCGCTGGTGGTGGCTGGAGATGTATTTGACCGTTCGGTTCCGCCCAGCCAAGCGATTGAGTTACTGGATGAGATCCTCGCTCGCTTGGTAAAGGACTTAGCCATTCCGGTGATTATGATTGCCGGTAACCATGATGGCGCTCAGCGCTTGGCCTTTGCTTCCAAGCACATGCAGCAAAGCGGGCTATATATAGTGGGGCCTTTAAGCAATCCGCCGCAGGCCATACGCATTAAATCTAAGCAGGGTGATGATGCGGTGTTTTACCCGCTACCCTACGCAGAGCCAGCCTTAGTGAGAGAACTATATGGTCTTGAACTAACTAGCCACCAACAGGCCATGCAAGTCTTGCTCGATAAGGTGGCTGAAGATGATAGCCAAGGTTTAAGTAAGGTGGTGGTGGCTCATTGCTTTTTGGATGGTGGTGATGAGTCTGATTCGGAGCGCCCCCTTAGCATTGGTGGCGCAGATAAAATCTCTCCTCGTTTGTTTAGTGAGTTTAGTTACACTGCGCTTGGCCATTTACATGGGCCGCAATATAAGGGGCAACCACATATTCGCTACTCGGGGTCGCCCTTAAAATATTCATTTAGCGAGCAACACCAAGCTAAGTCAGTGAGTTTAGTCACGATAACGCAGGGCAAGGCCGAGTTTGAATTATTGCCCTTAAGGCCGCTGCGAGACGTACGGGTCATAGAGGGCTATTTAGATGAACTATTGCAAGCTGAGTTAGATGAGCAAGCGCGACAAGACTACTTGATGGTGAGACTGCTGGATAAATCCGCAATACTCGATGCTATGGGCAAGCTGCGCGAAGTTTACCCTAATGTTCTGCATTTAGAGCGCACCGGGCTGATGGCCAATAAGCAACAATTAGAGTTAAATCGCCAGCATATGAGCCGCGATGAATTTGATATGTTCAGCGATTTTTTCTCGCAGGTGAGTGGTGAAGACTTGTCCGATGAACAGCGAGAAGTACTGCTACAAACCATTTCTCAATTACACGAGAGAGTATACTAATGCGTCCCTTGCGTTTAAGTTTGTCGGCCTTTGGGCCTTTTGCCGAACAAGAGCTCATTGATTTTAGCTTGCTAGGGCGTAACCCCTTATTTTTGCTAAATGGCCCCACTGGTGCGGGTAAAACCACCTTATTAGATGCGATATGTTTCGCCCTCTATGGCAAAACAACTGGTGATGAGCGTGAAGGGGCGCAAATGCGCTGTGATTTAGCCGAGCCCTCGCGTTTAACCGAAGTGAGCTTTGAGTTTGAGTTGGGGCAGCAACGTTACCGTATTCGTCGTGTACCAGAACAAGCTCGCTTAAAAAAATCCGGAGACGGATATACTCAGCAGAAGCCAGAAGCGCAGTTAGTTGAGATTGACTCCAACGGTGAAGAAAGCATTTTGGTGGCTTCTAAGGTATCTGAAGCAAGCAGTGAAATTGAGCGTTTAACCGGCTTAGATGCCGACCAATTTCGTCAAGTAATGGTCTTACCGCAAGGTAAATTTCGCCAACTGTTAATGGCCGACTCTAAAGAGCGAGAGAAGATCTTTAGTCAACTGTTTCAAACCCATATCTATCGACGCATTGAAGACAGTTTGAAAGTCCAGGCAGACGAAATTAAAGCTGCGGTACTGGAGCAAAAAAATATTCGCACTGGCATTCTACACAGTGCCAACTTACAAGAAGGGCAAGCGCTAGAGGATGAACTCGCAGATTTGGCACCCGCGGTAAGCCAAGCCTTAAGGGCTAAACAGCAGGCTGAGCAAGCCTATCAACAGGCGAGTCAGGCCTTAGATTCGGCTAAAGTTGTGCAGGCCGATTTCACCGAGCTCAGTAAACTCAAGCAACAACTGAGCGAGTTGGATAAACAGCAAAAGCAAGTTGAGCTACAACAGCAGCAGTTACAAGCAGCCAAAGCCGCGCAGACTTTGAAGCCGCGAGATGATCTTAAAATTCAACGCTTTGATGAAGCCAAACAAGCCAGCATTTTGCAAACTCAGTGCGAGTCTGATTTACATCAAGCGCGTCAAAACTTAGCAAGCCTCGAACAGCAATACGCCTTGTTACCTGAAAAAGAACAACAAGTTAATGGCGTTCGCCAGCAATTAAGCCTGTTACAGAGTTATAAGCCCTTACTTGAGAAAGTGGCTCAGTTAAGAGAGCAGGTTAGTGCCGCACAGCAAAAGTTAAACGCGCAGAGCGAGCAAGGGCAACAGCTTAAACAACAGATGCAGGCGCTGCAGCAACAAAAAACGCAATTGAATCAGCAACAAATTCAATTAGCTGAACAAGCAGAAACCCAAGCCGATAAGCAGAAAAAACTCAGTGAGCTGGAGCAAGTATTAGGTTTGGCGCAAGAACTGGCGGCCTTAAAGCAACAACAGGAACAAGATCAACAAGCCTTGATTGCATCGGCTGAGCAGGGCAAACAGTTAGCGGAGCGCTATCAAGCCACGCAGTTGCAGGCTAATCAAATGCAGTTGGCTTGGCATCAGGGTCAAGCGGCGCTGATGGCGCAGCGCTTAAATGTTGGAGAGGCCTGCCCGGTATGTGGCAGTGTTAATCATCCCCAGCTGGCGCATAGCTCTCAAGCGATACCGAGCGAGCAAGAGCTAGAGCAGGCGCGAAACGCAGAGCAAGCCGCGCGCGATAAGTTGGGCCAAGCACGCCAAGACTACAAGGTGCTTAAGGATAAACAACAAGAGCGCAGCCAACAGCAACAGCTGCTAGTGTCGCGATTAGCTGAGCAGGCAAGTTTGTCGCCCAGCCAGCTCAGTGAGCAGTTAGAGCAAGCAAAATTGGCGCTGCAGCAGGCCCAGCAAGCACAGCAGCAAGTTAAACAAGTTCAACAGCAGCTTGACGCGCTCGCTCAGCAAGAACAGGATGCTTTGCAAAGCATAGAGAAAGCCAGAGAGCTCTACCAAAGCCAGCGTAGCCAACTAGATCTATTACAAGGACAGTTCGAGCAAGCCAAGCAGCAGTTACCACCGCAATATGGCGAATTGGCTTTATTGCAGCAGGAGATCGACTTGCAAGCGAGCCAGCTTGAGCACTTAGAAAAAACCATTAAGCAAACTCAGCAAGATTACGCTCTGTGTCGAGAGCAAGTTAGTGCCAAGCAATCGGCCTTTGATGCGGCTAAACAGAGCTTAAAACTTGCCCAACAAGCCCTAAGCCAAGCGCAAGCGTCGTTTAAACAGCAGTTAGATGACTCCTGTTTTGCTAGTGAAATTGCTTACAATGAAGCGCTTATGGATGAAGTTGATATGAATGAGCTGCAGCGCCATATAGATGACTATGCCACTCGAGTGACTAAGTTGAAGGTGCAAGCAGAGCAAGTAGAGCTGAAATTAAAAGGCAAAGAAGAGCCAGACTTAGCCGTTTTAGAACAAGCCTTAGAGCAAACGAAAGGCGAGCGAGAGCGCGCCGAGCTGCAGTGGAATAGCGCCAATAATCGTTTAAGCAATCTGCAAAATATTCAGCAGAAATTGCAACAGGCAGAATTGTTCGATCAACGTTTGCAACAGCAATACCAAGTTATTGGTACCTTAGCCGATGTGGCTAATGGCAGAACCGGTAACAAAATCAGCCTGCAGCGTTTTGTATTGAGCGTACTGCTTGATGATGTGTTATTGCAAGCCAGCGAACGTTTACAGATGATGAGTAAAGGTCGCTATCAGTTGCTGCGTAAAGAGCAGCGCGCTAAAGGTAACAAGGCATCGGGCTTAGAGCTGGAGGTAGAGGACAGTTACACTTCCAAGGTTCGCTCGGTTGCTACCTTAAGCGGCGGTGAAAGCTTTATGGCGGCCTTAGCGATGGCCTTAGGTTTGTCTGATGTGGTTCAAGCTTATGCTGGGGGATTAAGTTGGATACGCTGTTTATTGATGAAGGATTTGGTAGCCTCGATCAAGAGTCTTTAGACCTAGCCATTCGAACACTAATAGATTTACAAAGCGCAGGTCGCATGGTCGGGGTTATTTCACACGTATCAGAAATGAAAGAGCAAATCGCTAGCCGGATTGATGTGATAAAACAGGCGGATGGCAGTCATATTAAGGTGGTAGTACCGTAAACACTAGGGAAATAGAGATGAAACAGCACCTGCCGCGATGGGCAGGTGCGTAATAAGACAATTAAATCTTATAAGTAATTGAGAAGTAATGGCCAAAGCCGGTGGTTTCTAAAGGCGAACCACCTGGGTAGGCGGCAAAACCATCAC from Agarivorans gilvus includes the following:
- a CDS encoding DUF2959 domain-containing protein, with protein sequence MRLIGALLVIFSLVGCESTYYSAMEKVGYHKREILVDRIEDTQQSQQEAQQQFSSALEQLKSLTKFDGGDLEAVYDETNEQYLDAKAASEEVTERIEEVDSVAQALFAEWREELDQYQSASLKAESRRQLDTTRQRYAKMLAAMRQAESQMQPVLSRLNDNQLYLKHNLNARAIGAVGKEFSSLEQDVAELIKQMSRAIAESDKFIASMN
- a CDS encoding exonuclease SbcCD subunit D translates to MKFLHTSDWHIGRQLHNHSLLEDQRVVLGQIVDLAERHQVDALVVAGDVFDRSVPPSQAIELLDEILARLVKDLAIPVIMIAGNHDGAQRLAFASKHMQQSGLYIVGPLSNPPQAIRIKSKQGDDAVFYPLPYAEPALVRELYGLELTSHQQAMQVLLDKVAEDDSQGLSKVVVAHCFLDGGDESDSERPLSIGGADKISPRLFSEFSYTALGHLHGPQYKGQPHIRYSGSPLKYSFSEQHQAKSVSLVTITQGKAEFELLPLRPLRDVRVIEGYLDELLQAELDEQARQDYLMVRLLDKSAILDAMGKLREVYPNVLHLERTGLMANKQQLELNRQHMSRDEFDMFSDFFSQVSGEDLSDEQREVLLQTISQLHERVY